Proteins encoded within one genomic window of Episyrphus balteatus chromosome 1, idEpiBalt1.1, whole genome shotgun sequence:
- the LOC129906865 gene encoding seminal metalloprotease 1-like, with translation MKSLVGFVIFSAIFGLTIGYPTRVERDPEQGDYFEGDIELSPEQKMAIEGKARNGLIAEQFRWPDKNIFYKFTEGHFDKAHKNHVLRGMQMIEEVSCIRFLPANKSIKTFINITSLETGCHSAVGFQNKQQNVNFEFNELDKGCFRLASIVHEFLHSLGFYHQQSASDRDEFVKIAFENISDGHEHNFEIYNSSVVEDFGVAYDYGSVMHYSSTAFSKNGEKTIIPILDENIEIGQRRGMSAKDIYKLNLMYKCPIPIM, from the exons ATGAAGTCACTTGTTGGTTTTGTGATTTTTTCGGCCATTTTTGGTCTTACAATTGGGTATCCTACTCGAGTTGAGAGGGATCCAGAACAAGGAGATTACTTTGAGGGCGATATTGAGCTTTCACCAGAACAAAAGATGGCAATTGAAGGAAAAGCTCGAAACGGTTTGATAGCCGAACAATTCCGTTGGCCTGACAAAAATATCTTCTACAAGTTTACTGAAGGACATTTTG ATAAAGCTCATAAAAATCACGTCCTTCGTGGTATGCAAATGATCGAAGAAGTATCTTGCATTCGCTTTCTTCCAGCTAACAAGTCCATCAAAACCTTTATCAATATAACAAGCTTGGAAACAGGTTGCCATTCAGCTGTTGGAtttcaaaataaacaacaaaatgtAAATTTCGAATTCAACGAATTGGATAAAGGATGTTTCCGTCTAGCTTCAATTGTTCATGAATTCTTGCATTCTTTGGGCTTCTATCATCAACAAAGTGCATCAGATCGTGATGAATTtgtaaaaattgcatttgaaaatatttccgATGGTCATGAGcataatttcgaaatttacaatTCTTCAGTTGTTGAAGATTTTGGTGTTGCATATGATTATGGAAGTGTTATGCATTACAGTTCAACAGCATTTTCGAAAAATGGAGAAAAGACTATTATTCCAATTCTcgatgaaaatattgaaattggCCAAAGGAGGGGAATGAGTGCAAAGGAcatttacaaattaaatttaatgtacaaatgtCCAATTCCAATAATGTGA